In Halanaeroarchaeum sp. HSR-CO, one DNA window encodes the following:
- a CDS encoding type I restriction endonuclease subunit R, with product MANEYAESERPALDALQQLGWEVVDQQRTTWIDPRETQSSAVLEPRLRDAVKRLNPWLNENNLNKAVREIQQVAATSTMDENEQIHEKLIRHISVEQDLGHGKQHQTVQYIDFENPENNDFFALNQFRVEGPIEIVKPDIVLFVNGIPLGVVEAKSPQIPEPKSEALDQLTRYQNERDGEAEGAEELFRYNLFSVAIWMEGAVMGTYGTPKDQYKPWRDAYPLEDDELIELYDLDGYLPDQYRMLYALFEPERLLDLLRHYTVFEERQSGTTKMVARYQQYRAVRKALERIDKRGQREANGGVVWHTQGSGKSLTMLFLALKLRRLKDDPTLVLVTDRRALNDQIHATFERCGFPNPKKAQNIPDLRERLRYDAGETITTLIHKFQATDDEDDEDEFPVLSRNENIYVMADEAHRTQDKELANNMRTALPNAFYVGFTGTPIEKDERNTRRTFGNYIDTYTIDQSLKDGATVEILYQGRLADIHLEGETLDRLFDRIFSEKTEEEKAEIQKRYARTQDLAEAQPRVDRVALDIVEHFEDDVPPPFKGMVVTTSKEAAIRYKETLDDLNGPESRVVISEGHNDPEHIKQWTPSDSEKSQYKESFVDPNGEVELLIVCDMLLTGFDAPVAQVMYLDKPLREHSLLQAIARVNRPFEEKTHGLIIDYYGVSDELKEALAMFSSKDVERAMVPVEDKQPDLEAAHSKAVSFFDDLDDVEACVQSLEPEDRRIEFKNAFKRFSKLMDIVLPDPMANPYRDDLEQLSTIFGKAKERYRDETMNLDGAGAKVRKLIQDHITSQGIEILNDEPVSIMDEVEYDAKLEDLEDDQARASEMQNAIKHEINVRFDEDPVQYGSLRERLEELIEKYREGRFSERETIEELRELMDEIRSRDKVARRKGLRDETDLSFYHAVEEVLEEHDAGEEDLVELTADLVGTVEEFVTKVEWKERTHLQNKMRKEVTRELYRSQIDLTADERKEMTNRVVELARAHYQ from the coding sequence ATGGCCAACGAGTACGCCGAGTCCGAGCGTCCTGCCCTCGACGCACTCCAGCAACTCGGTTGGGAGGTCGTCGACCAACAACGGACTACTTGGATTGACCCCCGCGAGACCCAGTCCTCGGCTGTACTCGAACCACGACTACGCGACGCCGTCAAACGTCTGAATCCGTGGCTCAACGAGAACAACCTGAATAAAGCCGTCCGCGAGATCCAGCAGGTCGCCGCCACGAGCACGATGGATGAGAACGAGCAGATCCACGAGAAACTCATCCGTCACATCTCCGTCGAACAGGATCTCGGACACGGCAAGCAACACCAGACGGTCCAGTACATCGACTTCGAGAACCCCGAGAACAACGACTTCTTCGCGCTCAACCAGTTCCGTGTCGAAGGCCCTATCGAAATCGTCAAGCCCGATATCGTGCTATTCGTCAATGGCATCCCGCTGGGTGTTGTCGAGGCCAAGAGCCCACAGATACCCGAACCGAAGTCCGAAGCACTCGACCAGCTCACCCGTTATCAGAACGAGCGCGATGGCGAGGCGGAAGGCGCAGAAGAACTCTTCCGGTACAATCTGTTCTCGGTCGCCATCTGGATGGAGGGGGCGGTGATGGGTACCTATGGGACACCGAAGGACCAGTACAAGCCCTGGCGTGACGCCTACCCGCTGGAGGACGACGAACTCATCGAATTGTACGACCTCGATGGGTACCTCCCCGATCAGTACCGGATGCTCTATGCGTTGTTCGAACCTGAGCGCCTGCTCGATCTACTGCGACACTATACGGTGTTCGAGGAACGCCAGAGCGGGACGACGAAGATGGTCGCTCGCTACCAGCAATACCGGGCGGTCCGGAAGGCTCTCGAACGGATCGACAAACGAGGGCAGCGGGAGGCCAATGGTGGCGTCGTCTGGCACACCCAGGGATCGGGAAAGTCGCTCACGATGCTGTTCCTCGCGCTGAAGCTCCGCCGTCTCAAGGATGATCCGACGCTCGTGCTCGTCACCGATCGGCGGGCGCTCAACGACCAGATTCACGCGACGTTTGAACGCTGTGGCTTCCCGAATCCAAAGAAGGCCCAAAATATCCCAGATCTCCGTGAGCGCCTCAGGTACGATGCCGGCGAGACGATCACCACGCTCATCCACAAATTCCAGGCCACCGACGACGAGGACGATGAAGACGAGTTTCCTGTGCTTTCGCGGAACGAGAATATCTACGTAATGGCCGACGAGGCCCACCGGACGCAGGACAAAGAACTCGCGAACAACATGCGGACCGCACTCCCCAATGCATTCTACGTCGGGTTCACTGGGACGCCCATCGAGAAGGACGAGCGCAACACCCGCCGGACGTTCGGCAACTACATCGACACGTACACCATCGACCAATCGCTAAAGGACGGCGCGACGGTCGAAATCCTCTACCAGGGCCGTCTCGCCGATATCCACCTCGAAGGTGAGACGCTGGATCGGCTATTCGACCGGATCTTCTCGGAAAAAACCGAGGAGGAAAAAGCAGAGATTCAGAAGCGCTACGCCCGCACGCAGGACCTCGCCGAGGCGCAACCGCGCGTCGATCGGGTTGCCTTGGACATCGTCGAGCATTTCGAGGACGACGTTCCGCCGCCGTTCAAGGGGATGGTCGTCACCACCAGCAAGGAGGCGGCGATCCGTTACAAGGAGACACTTGACGACCTGAACGGGCCGGAGTCGCGGGTCGTCATTTCTGAGGGTCACAACGACCCGGAACACATCAAGCAGTGGACGCCCAGCGACTCCGAGAAGAGCCAGTACAAGGAGTCGTTCGTCGACCCGAACGGGGAAGTCGAGTTACTCATCGTCTGCGACATGCTTCTGACGGGCTTCGACGCGCCGGTGGCACAGGTGATGTACCTGGACAAGCCCCTCCGTGAGCACAGTCTCTTGCAGGCGATCGCTCGAGTGAACCGACCGTTCGAGGAGAAGACCCACGGGCTCATCATCGACTACTACGGCGTCTCGGACGAACTGAAAGAAGCGCTCGCGATGTTCAGTTCGAAAGACGTCGAGCGAGCGATGGTCCCAGTCGAGGACAAACAACCGGATCTTGAGGCGGCCCACAGCAAGGCGGTCTCGTTCTTCGACGACCTCGACGACGTGGAGGCATGTGTCCAGTCACTCGAACCCGAGGATCGCCGCATCGAGTTCAAGAACGCGTTCAAGCGCTTCTCGAAACTGATGGATATCGTCCTCCCGGACCCGATGGCGAATCCCTACCGCGACGACTTGGAACAACTGAGTACCATATTCGGGAAAGCAAAGGAACGCTACCGCGATGAGACGATGAACCTGGACGGTGCAGGAGCCAAGGTACGAAAGCTCATCCAAGACCACATCACCTCACAGGGCATCGAGATATTGAACGACGAGCCTGTCTCGATAATGGACGAGGTGGAATACGACGCGAAACTTGAAGACCTAGAGGACGACCAAGCCAGGGCGAGTGAGATGCAGAATGCCATCAAGCACGAGATCAACGTCCGGTTCGACGAGGATCCAGTCCAATACGGGTCGCTTCGTGAACGGCTGGAGGAGCTCATCGAGAAGTACCGAGAGGGCCGGTTCAGCGAGCGGGAAACCATCGAGGAGCTTCGGGAACTGATGGACGAAATTCGGTCGCGGGATAAAGTTGCTCGACGGAAGGGACTCCGAGACGAGACCGACCTCTCGTTCTACCATGCAGTTGAAGAGGTTCTGGAGGAACACGATGCAGGGGAAGAAGATCTCGTTGAGCTCACTGCGGATTTGGTCGGAACTGTTGAAGAATTCGTGACGAAGGTAGAATGGAAGGAACGGACTCACCTCCAGAATAAAATGCGGAAGGAAGTGACGCGTGAACTGTACCGCTCCCAAATCGATCTCACGGCTGATGAACGCAAGGAGATGACTAACCGCGTCGTCGAACTCGCGAGGGCTCACTATCAATGA
- a CDS encoding M48 family metallopeptidase, translating into MSGRLQRRHHIGQTVIPYTIDWSENRETMSLSIDDSLELTVTAPMTATVDDVEEVLESRHDWLLEKLYGLKEQEGPPYPKEYLTGEKLQYRGRQYPLEVIEADVDQPELAFDDQTFTLRVHRLDAEADDISIRRKRQAVVDWYINRAKEELPKRAVRFESRLGLENVPVEVGEIDGRWGEFADGTVWLNWRIVQAPVRIQNYVIAHEMAHAVHNEHSDSFWNTVGALIPDYEDRREWLRVNGNTLAV; encoded by the coding sequence ATGAGTGGACGACTGCAACGCCGCCACCATATCGGCCAGACGGTCATCCCATATACGATCGATTGGTCCGAAAATCGGGAGACGATGAGCCTCTCGATCGATGATTCGCTGGAGCTGACGGTGACTGCACCGATGACGGCAACGGTGGATGATGTCGAGGAGGTGCTTGAATCGCGACATGATTGGTTGCTTGAGAAACTCTACGGATTGAAAGAGCAGGAAGGGCCACCGTATCCGAAAGAGTACCTGACTGGCGAGAAGCTTCAATATCGAGGTCGACAGTATCCCTTAGAAGTCATCGAGGCAGATGTCGACCAACCAGAGTTGGCGTTCGACGACCAGACGTTTACACTTCGAGTCCACCGCTTGGATGCCGAGGCGGACGATATCAGTATCCGACGAAAACGTCAGGCGGTCGTGGACTGGTACATCAACCGTGCCAAAGAGGAACTTCCCAAACGAGCAGTGCGTTTCGAGTCACGGTTGGGACTCGAAAACGTGCCCGTAGAGGTGGGAGAAATAGATGGCCGGTGGGGGGAGTTTGCTGATGGAACGGTTTGGCTCAATTGGCGAATCGTGCAGGCACCTGTGCGAATCCAGAACTATGTCATCGCTCACGAGATGGCCCACGCAGTACACAATGAGCATTCCGACTCGTTCTGGAACACCGTTGGCGCGCTCATTCCTGATTACGAGGATCGCAGAGAATGGCTCAGGGTGAACGGGAACACTCTGGCGGTTTGA